From the genome of Gemmatimonadota bacterium:
CTCCCTCTCCCTTCCCGCCCTCACCGCCTCCACTCCCGCTCCCGACACCGTCCGCGGTCGCGTGACCGACGGCACCTCCACGGCCGTGGCCGACGCGCGCGTGGTGGTGACCGAGTTCGGGCGGGTCGTCACCACGGGCCCCGATGGCCGGTTCGCCCTGCCGCTGCCCGACGGCCACTACACGGCCGTGGTGGACCATCCGGGCTTCGCGGCGCGCCGCATCGTGCTGGACGTCCCTGTCTCCGGCCTGGTCGAGGTGGAGCTCGCCGCCGCCCCGCTCCAGCTCGATCCGCTGAGTGTCACCGCCGAGCGTGCGCCCTCCGCGGCGTCGGGCTCCCCGCTGCCCATCACCACGCTGGAGCCCGAGGCGCTCGATCGGCGGCGCATCCGCTCGCTGGCCCGCGCCATCGACGGGCTGCCGGGCGTGGACGCGCTGACCACGGGCGAGCAGATCGGCAAGCCGGTGGTGCGGGGGCTGTCGGGCGCCCGGGTGCTGGTGCTCGAGAACGGCCACCCGCTGCGCGACTACTCGTGGAGTGACGAGGACGGCCCCGCCATCGACCCCGCACTCGAAGACCGCGTGGAGGTGATCCGCGGACCGGCCAGCGTGCTCTACGGGTCGGACGCGATCGGCGGCGTGGTCAACGCGCTGCCGGCGCCGCTGCCGTACGCGGGACCCTCCCGCACCAGCGTGGGGCTCACCCTGGCCTCCAACGACCGCGAGGCGGGCGGATCGCTCCGGCACGAAGGCGCCTCGGGAGCCTGGGCCTGGCGCGTGGCCGGCGTGGGCCGGCTGGGCCAGGACATCCACACGCCGAGCGGGCCCATCGACAACACCGGGTTCTTCGCGGCGGCGGGCGAGCTGGCCCTCGCGCGGCACTCGGAGCGCGGCACCACCACGCTGCGCTATTCCCGGCAGGGCGGGGAATACAAGCTGCTGGAGGCCAACGGTCCCCCTCCGGGCGTGGAGGAGGCGGATGAAGGCCCCGAGCGGAAGTCCGCCGACGACCGCATCCAGCTCGACGGCAATTACGTGCTGGGCGGCACGCGGCTGGAGACGCGGGCCCAGTGGCAGCGGCACTGGATCGCCGAGCTGTCGGACGATCTCTCCACGCCGGGTCAGAAGATCGAGACCGAGGTGTTCAACCTCGCGCTCAACTCGTTCTCCGGGGACGTGCTGCTGCATCACGGGGGCGAACGGGTCGGCGGCACGGTGGGGGTGAGCCTGCTCCGTGAGATCAACGACACGCGGGGTGCGGTGCCGCTGGTGCCGGATGCGACCACGTCCTCCGCCGCGCTGTTCGCGTTCGAGCAGGCGAGCGTGGGGCCGATCCGGCTGCTGGCCGGCGTGCGGGCCGAGACGCACTCCATCGATGCGGACGCCAACGCCGA
Proteins encoded in this window:
- a CDS encoding TonB-dependent receptor; amino-acid sequence: MIAATLLAASLSLPALTASTPAPDTVRGRVTDGTSTAVADARVVVTEFGRVVTTGPDGRFALPLPDGHYTAVVDHPGFAARRIVLDVPVSGLVEVELAAAPLQLDPLSVTAERAPSAASGSPLPITTLEPEALDRRRIRSLARAIDGLPGVDALTTGEQIGKPVVRGLSGARVLVLENGHPLRDYSWSDEDGPAIDPALEDRVEVIRGPASVLYGSDAIGGVVNALPAPLPYAGPSRTSVGLTLASNDREAGGSLRHEGASGAWAWRVAGVGRLGQDIHTPSGPIDNTGFFAAAGELALARHSERGTTTLRYSRQGGEYKLLEANGPPPGVEEADEGPERKSADDRIQLDGNYVLGGTRLETRAQWQRHWIAELSDDLSTPGQKIETEVFNLALNSFSGDVLLHHGGERVGGTVGVSLLREINDTRGAVPLVPDATTSSAALFAFEQASVGPIRLLAGVRAETHSIDADANADLALAAQTRSSDVVVGNVGAVLNLTGNLSVAANVGRAFRAPNLFELFTNGPRLGEARYEIGDPELTPETSVNLDGSVRWDSPRVHAELSGYHNRIDDFVFVAPTGEFRNGLRVFRYAQANAELDGGEALVRVRPTDLLTLEARFDAVEGRRVASDEPLPFIPPPHAAFEAELHPGHWTTAFTHPRIGVEVEAVAEKEDAAANELATGGHAVLNLDLGGELHLGARDFNVDLQVRNVTNAEYRSFLSRYKEFASDPGRSVVLLVGVGL